In Aminiphilus circumscriptus DSM 16581, the sequence TGGACACGGGTTTGCGAGGGAGAGAACACGCGGCGTTCTTGAGTCTGGACGATTATACCTATGATGGGTATAATATTTCCCCAAAAGATTGGAAGAAAGCGGGGAGGAAAGAACATGGCAAATCCTCTGGGAAGCGCCTGGCCGAAGGTACGGCGTATTCTGCAGGCGCAACTCGTCATTGCGTTTCTCGTAACCGTGATGATCATGAAACAATGGTGGTTCTGCGTGATGATGCTCGGGTTGGGAGCGATGCTCTCGGTGCTTCGGGGAAAAGTGTGGTGTGGCATGCTCTGTCCGAACGGAGGGCTCGCGGACCTCGTGTGGAGCCGCGTTTCTCTGCGGTTGTTTCCCTTTCCGAACTGGCTCGGAAAGGGAAACGTGCTCCGGGCGCTCTTCGTGGGAGGCATGATCGCCTGGTTCGCCGGAGTGGTCTGGTACGTAAACGTCCATTTGGGATTGCCCGTGGCCTTTGCATCCTACGATGCACACGGTCGGCTTTTTTTGTGGTTCTGCCAGAGCATGATCCTGCTCGCGGCGGTCATGGGGATCGTCTTCGAGCCCCGGGCGTTCTGCCTTCACGTCTGCCCCGGTGGAACGCTGGGGACCCTTCTGGCGGGGGCAGCGAAACGAAGTCCCGTGGCGCTGGACGTACGCAGCTGCGTAGGGTGTCGTGCCTGCACGAAGGCGTGTCACATGCCGGATCGGCTTCTGGAACCACTTTTGAACGAGGCGGCGGCGAGAAAGGCAAGGGGCGAGGATTCCGGGACGCTTCCCGTGTCCTCTTCGTGTTTCGGCTGTCTCGGCTGCGTTGCCGCCTGCCCCCGCGGGGCAATAAGGCTCAACGAGCCGAGACGACGCGAAGAGCACGGAGACGGAGAGAAGAAAACTTTTTTCCCGACTTCGCCGTTTTTCCCGAGAAAACAAGGATTTTGAAAAAAGGGATGCAGTGTTCATGGGGGTTCAGAAGATCGGGAAGCCGGAAATCAAAATGTAGTGCCTAGTATATTTGCCCTATTGACATATTGTCTTTCTCCGGATATACTTCCTTTATGTATATCCGGGTGAAATCCTCAAAGCTCAGTCCGCGAAAATCAGTCCAGATCGTCAAATCCGTCCGCACCGGGAAACGGGTCTCCCAGGTCATTCTCCAGCACGTGGGCATAGCCCACGACGAGAAGCAGCTCTCCGAGCTCCAGGAACTGGGGCGGAAGCTCATTCTGGAGATGGAGGAGAGAGAGCAGCCCTCTCTTCCGGGGTTCTCCCTCCTCGAGAACGAAGAGGCGTGGGAGCGGCCGGTCGGGGACGGGGAGCGGGTCAGCCTCCGGGGGATGAAGAACCTGGAACAGGTGACGGAAGGGCCGGGGGAAGTCGTGGAGAGCCTGTTCTCCTCCCTGGGCTTCGAGGCGATCTTCGGGGTATCCAGCCGTGGGAAGGGGAACACGGAAGTCCTGAAGAAATGCCTCGCCTGCGCCCTCGCCAATCCTTCGAGCAAGCGGGGGATGTCCCGTTGGCTGGAGGACGAGGGCGGGACGGACATGTCGCTGAACAGGATCTACCGAATGATGGACGCCCTGGCGAAGAAGACGGACCGGGTGAGGGAGATCGTGGCGCGGGAGACCGCGTCCCTCTTCGAGACGAAGGCGTCGCTGCTGCTCTTCGATGTGACCACCCTCTATTTCGAAAGCTTTGAGGCGGATGCCCTGAGGGTGTCGGGGTACAGCAAGGACAACAGGATACAGGAGACCCAGGTGGTGCTCGCCCTGGCGGTGACGCCGGAAGGATTTCCCCTCTGGTACGACCTTTTCCCGGGAAACACCTTTGAAGGGCATACTCTTGTGCCTGTGCTCAGGAGATGCATGGAGACCTTCTCCCCCCGGCAGGCGGTGGTGGTGGCGGACCGGGCCATGTTCACGGAAGAGAACCTGCACGAAGTGGAGAAGGCGGGATGCTCCTTCGTCGTGGGAGCGAAACTCCGGGGTCTCAGCCGGACCATGAGGGAGAAAATCCTGGACGCCGGGAACTACTCCCCCTGCCCGGAGGTTCGCCTGTCTTCCCGGAGAGTGAGAGAGAAACGTGCAGCCCTTCCCGTTGGTACTCCGTCCCCCTCGAAAACGGGAGAAATTTGCTCGTCACCTGGAGTGAACAACGAGCCCGGAAGGACGCCTCCGACCGGGAACGGCTTCTGGCCCGACTGCGGAAAAAACTGCAGGGGAAGAAGACTCTTCCGGGAAAAAGCCTTGTCACCAACCGGGGGACGAACAAATACCTCTCCCTTGAAAATGCAAACGGACAGGACCGCTACATCCTGGACGAAGAGAAGATCCTCCGGGACAGCCGGTGGGACGGCCTTCACGGAGTCATCACCGACCTGCCCGTGGAAAGTGCCGCGGAAGCGCAGGACATCCTCGCCCATTACGGGAGCCTGTGGCGCATCGAAGAATCCTTCCGGGTGAACAAGCACGACCTCTCCATCCGCCCTGTCTATCACTGGGTACCCCGCAGGATCGAGGCCCACATAGCCCTCACCTACCTCGCCTTCGCCCTCCTCCGGCATCTCCAGCACCGAGTGGCGGTCCGGCAGAACGCGGTGATGAGCGCCCGGGCCATCCGGACCGCCCTGCTGGATGTCCAGTCCACCCTCATGAAGGACGAAGAGACGGGGAAACTCTACCGGTTTCCGAAGGCCATGAGCGAGAGCGCCCGGAAGATCTACCGTTCCCTGGGCCTCGTCCGGGGACTGGGGAACACGGAGATCCTGTCGGTGAGGAAATACAGGAACCGGAAAGGGATCCGGAGCGCCGGGACGGACGGAGACGGAACAGCGGGGGAAGGGACGGGCAGGAACTGAACGAGCCGGGAGCAGATCTCCTGTTTCCCTTTCGAAATACCTTTCGGAGCCCCGAGACACGGTGAGACCGAAAAATCCGCCTCAAACGACAGCCCCTCTTTTCACAGAATTGAAAAGAGGGGCTGTGTAGTGCCCACCCAAGATGCACTTTCCGGTGTTTGCAAGGCTTCCCGTTTCAAACCCGGCGAAGTCGGGCGCCTGCCCCCGCGGGGCAATACGGCTCAACGAGCCGAAACGACGCGAAGAGCACGGAGACGGAGAGAAGAAAACTTTTTTGCCTGGGGCGTGAGCCGGTGTCCCCGATGTTTCGTTGAGGGCCTGAAGTGCCGGCCCTTTCCGTACCTTACCTGGGAAGTTCCTTCTCTTCTCCGATCTGGTGAAGGAGAGAAAGAGCGTCGATGATCTCTCGAAGCGCCTCGTCGAGACGGTGGCGGAGGGTTTCTTTCGCCGGGAGGAGTTCCTCGGCGATGCGGGAGGAGAGGGCGGTGCGGAAGGTCCGTTTTGCGTCGTCGAGGCACGTGTCGATGGCTTTTTCCGAAAGGAGATGTCGGGTGAGCAGTCCCGGGAGCGGAAGATTTTTCCCCGCCTTCTTTCCTGCCATGGCGAGGAAAATGCCGAACATCGCGCCGAGAAGGAGGCCGAGGGGCCCGGAGAGCAACAGGGCGGTGCCGCCGCCTCCGCAGATCGTTGCGGTGAGCATCACCGTGGCGAGGGTGGCGAATTCCACGTAGCCGCTGCCGAGTTTTCCCACATTCATCTGTGTGTGAATTCCGGCGACGCGCTCGGAGGAGAGTTCCTCCGTGTCGAGCAGCTCTTCCGGCACGTAGGCGACTCCTTCCCGGCGGAACCAGTCCCGGGACGCATCGCGAACGGCCGTGTCGAGTCCGAAGAACACCTCTTCGATGGCCTCCTCGACGATGTTCCGGAGCGATGGGGCGAATTCCTCCGCCGTCCTTTTCAGGCGTTTCTCCAGGTTCGCCACGGAACCGCCCTCGATGCGGAACTCCTCCAGGAGAGGGCGAAGTCGCTTTGCAAAGAGGCGCTCCTCCGTGTGACGGCAGATGCGCGTTTCCAATTCTCGTATCCGTTCCGCGAGGAGCGTTTTCTCCAGCGTCTCCAGGAACGCGGGAAGGCCGCGATACAGGCGCTCTTTTGTGCCTTTGCTCCGCCGTCGCAGCGCGGGATAGAGGGAGAGCCCCTCCGCCACGTTAGAATAGGGGCGTTCGCTGGTCACTACCCGCTCCGGAGGAAGCGCGAGCGTCTCGGCCACCATGGAGGGCAGGAATGGCCAGAGGCTGCTTCCTCCCGTGAGAATCACCTTGTCCACAGCGGTGATGCCTGCGCTGCCTCCGAGTCCTTCCAGAAGAGCCTCGCGGAAGCGGGCGAAAAGGTCTGTACTGCATCGGTCGGTCAGCGCGGGTCCTTGCGGTTCTTTCGAAGCGCGAAGACGTTCGAGGAATTCCCGTGACGGTGTGTAGGAGGCCGAGCGCTCCAGAAATTCCGCCTCGCTGATGTCTTCGAGACGTCCGTAGAGGCCTCCCGGTCCCACTGGAGCGTTCCAGGGAACGGAATCGCGCCCCTGTTCCCTCCGTGATGCCAAGAAGGTGGAGAACCGCTCCTTGCACTCCCGGCACCAGTGCCAGTGCACGATATATTCGTCGCCGGAGGCTTCGAGTTCCTCCCGCTTGTTCGGCTGCTGTTCCAGGTACCACTGGAAGAAGAGATCGTCGAACAGGCGTCCCCCCAGGAGCATGTCCCCCCAAGAAGAGACGAGTTTTCCCCGGAGAAGGAGGGCGAAATCGCAGGTTCCACCACCGAAATCCACAACGAGAACGCTCCGCGTCGCCTCCCGAAGCGTCAGGGAGAGGTCCTTTCGGTTCAGATGGTAGAGAATGGCCCCCCAGGGTTCCGCAAGAAGAGAGACCTCCGGGAAACCACCTTCCGAGGCGATTCGCCGGAGCGCGGCCCGATACCCCGGCGAGGCCTCGCCGGGGACTCCGAAGAGTGTTGCCGTCTTTTCCGGCGTGCGCAGAAACGTGGCGGCACATCGGGAACGAAGGGCGCCGAGAAAGAGGCGGGCGTCCTCTTCGCACTGCGGGTCACCAAGGAGATCCGGCTTGAAATGTACTCGGAGCTGCAGATCACGCCGCAAGGAAAGTGGTGTCTCACCCCATTCCTCCAGTGCCTCGTGACCGATGAGGATCGTTCCGTCCGGGCGGCGGAGGAGTGCCGTGGGAATGCCCGGTCGGCCGTTCCGGTCCAGGGAGACCGGAGAGGGGAGTGGTTCGTCGGCGCTGCAGCGGCAGAGATGGGTATTGCTCGTGCCGAAGTCCACGGCCAGAATGTCCGGGCGTGTCACGGAACTCTCCTTTTCCGGAGCAATCCCTTGGAGAGGACCTGTCCGTTCCAGAGAACCGGCTTGCGTTCCACCCGAACGGGATCTCCGGGAAGAATGTGTCCGAAGGTCTCGAAACGCGCCGCGAGGTCGTCGCTCCAGACGAGAGGCGTTTCCGGGTCGCTCTCCGCACCGGGATCGGGAGAAAAAGGCTCCAGGGAATATCCGGCGAGGGATGCCTCTTGCAAAAGGTACATCGCGGCGGCTCGAAGTGTTCCGTCTTGTTCCGTTCCTTCCGGAAGGGACTGTGCAGCAGCGGCAAGATCCTCCAGCGGACCGGCGAGACGGGAGAGAGCATCCAGAGCAGTTGGGGAGTTGGATTTTCCCGGAGAGGTTGGTGGAGGAGGAAGCGCTTGAAGGGCTCTCTCTTCCGCATTGAGAGCGGCGCGGACGCTGTTTTTGAGGGCCGCCGCCGCTTCGTGCCGTCGGAAGATCTTGCGGGGACGGCAGAGAAAGAGCAGAAAGAGAGCGCCTCCGTAGAGGAGGAGACGCCGCGTTTTCCCTCCTCCGAAGGGAGCGCCGAAAAGCCGTTTTGCCAAGGTGATCGGGCCGAATCCCGCCAGGTCGGCGAGAGTCGCTACTCCCAGCGCCGCGAAGAGTCCGCGCCACAGGCCAGGATTCTCTCCGAGGAAAAGGCACAGTTTCAAAAGGAGCCACGCTCCGAGGGGGGCGCCGAGAAAGAGTCCCATTTTGGGAATGTGCAACAGGTATGTGGCGAGTGGCTCGAGGAGAAGCATGCCGCCGAGGCTGCCCGCGGCGGCGATGGCAGCGAGACGCCCTGAAGGGATTTCATCGGCGAAGAAAGGGGCGAAAAAGTTCTCCCTTTCGCCCGCGACGGAAAAGAAATTCTCCATGACCATGGCGACGGGTTCGGAAAGACAGGTCAGGGCGGCGTTTCGGGCTTCCCGGAGCATGTCGGCCGTGGGGGGCGTTTTCTTCGCCAGGGAGTTCTCTTTCTCGGCAAGGGCCTGGAGAAACGCCTCCTCCACTCTGTCAGCGAGTTCCTTTGCCTCCTCGGGGGAGGGCAGGGCGACGTGCTTTTGGGGGATGCCTGAATCGGAAAAAGGAAACATGGAAACCTCCTTGCGAGGGATAGGGATGTTTCAGCGGAGCAAGTCCGATTTCAAGTGCTCCGTCAGTGTGGTTAAAGGAATGGAGAAGGTTGGTGTTCCATCGCAGTGGGGAGTGTAGTCTCCGTCTTCCCAGAAAAGAACCAGTGCGTCGTCGGTGAGATAAAACTGATCCGCCGTGGCCTCCACGCCCCGAAAATCCTCCAGCATTGCGGTGATCTCTCCCTTTTCCTGTTTCTGTCGGATCATGGAGGACATGCGCTCATCCAGCGCCTTTTCCCAGCCGCTGTCCGGAAGAAAGAGATCCTTCAGATCAAGGACTGCGCCGTCCTTTTCCGAGAAGGTGCGGGCGTAGAGCCACGTGCTGGGGTGGGCGGCTCCCTGAAAATAGGTGAATTGTGTGAAGAGAAGGCTCACCAGGCCCTTGTCGTTTCGTGTCGCCTCCCAGGAGAGTTCGCCAGTGAATTCCGCGGGATCCTCCTTGCCGAATTCGACGAGGACAGATTCCACAAGCTTCTGGATCTCCTCGTTGATGGCGGTTGTTGCGCCGGCATTCTTGGGGAGCAGGACGTCCGGATAGGAGAGGGTGATGCCCGGAGACGTTATGGTCTTCGAGTGCAGTGATGCTGTTTGGGCAAGGGTCATTGCAGCGAAACAGAAAAGCATCAAACCTGCCAGGAGTGAAATCAGGAACGGGAAGGCAAGGGATCTCCTCGCCATGACGTCTCATCGTCCTTT encodes:
- a CDS encoding 4Fe-4S binding protein; the encoded protein is MANPLGSAWPKVRRILQAQLVIAFLVTVMIMKQWWFCVMMLGLGAMLSVLRGKVWCGMLCPNGGLADLVWSRVSLRLFPFPNWLGKGNVLRALFVGGMIAWFAGVVWYVNVHLGLPVAFASYDAHGRLFLWFCQSMILLAAVMGIVFEPRAFCLHVCPGGTLGTLLAGAAKRSPVALDVRSCVGCRACTKACHMPDRLLEPLLNEAAARKARGEDSGTLPVSSSCFGCLGCVAACPRGAIRLNEPRRREEHGDGEKKTFFPTSPFFPRKQGF
- a CDS encoding IS1634 family transposase, which codes for MLLRRGSETPGSQPDHEGENPGRRELLPLPGGSPVFPESERETCSPSRWYSVPLENGRNLLVTWSEQRARKDASDRERLLARLRKKLQGKKTLPGKSLVTNRGTNKYLSLENANGQDRYILDEEKILRDSRWDGLHGVITDLPVESAAEAQDILAHYGSLWRIEESFRVNKHDLSIRPVYHWVPRRIEAHIALTYLAFALLRHLQHRVAVRQNAVMSARAIRTALLDVQSTLMKDEETGKLYRFPKAMSESARKIYRSLGLVRGLGNTEILSVRKYRNRKGIRSAGTDGDGTAGEGTGRN
- a CDS encoding Hsp70 family protein — its product is MTRPDILAVDFGTSNTHLCRCSADEPLPSPVSLDRNGRPGIPTALLRRPDGTILIGHEALEEWGETPLSLRRDLQLRVHFKPDLLGDPQCEEDARLFLGALRSRCAATFLRTPEKTATLFGVPGEASPGYRAALRRIASEGGFPEVSLLAEPWGAILYHLNRKDLSLTLREATRSVLVVDFGGGTCDFALLLRGKLVSSWGDMLLGGRLFDDLFFQWYLEQQPNKREELEASGDEYIVHWHWCRECKERFSTFLASRREQGRDSVPWNAPVGPGGLYGRLEDISEAEFLERSASYTPSREFLERLRASKEPQGPALTDRCSTDLFARFREALLEGLGGSAGITAVDKVILTGGSSLWPFLPSMVAETLALPPERVVTSERPYSNVAEGLSLYPALRRRSKGTKERLYRGLPAFLETLEKTLLAERIRELETRICRHTEERLFAKRLRPLLEEFRIEGGSVANLEKRLKRTAEEFAPSLRNIVEEAIEEVFFGLDTAVRDASRDWFRREGVAYVPEELLDTEELSSERVAGIHTQMNVGKLGSGYVEFATLATVMLTATICGGGGTALLLSGPLGLLLGAMFGIFLAMAGKKAGKNLPLPGLLTRHLLSEKAIDTCLDDAKRTFRTALSSRIAEELLPAKETLRHRLDEALREIIDALSLLHQIGEEKELPR
- a CDS encoding DUF3298 and DUF4163 domain-containing protein; the protein is MARRSLAFPFLISLLAGLMLFCFAAMTLAQTASLHSKTITSPGITLSYPDVLLPKNAGATTAINEEIQKLVESVLVEFGKEDPAEFTGELSWEATRNDKGLVSLLFTQFTYFQGAAHPSTWLYARTFSEKDGAVLDLKDLFLPDSGWEKALDERMSSMIRQKQEKGEITAMLEDFRGVEATADQFYLTDDALVLFWEDGDYTPHCDGTPTFSIPLTTLTEHLKSDLLR